The Mytilus edulis chromosome 12, xbMytEdul2.2, whole genome shotgun sequence genome contains a region encoding:
- the LOC139497754 gene encoding uncharacterized protein: MLFPPLDKYFMEQTMAMHSPHITYKPHIQHNVVQRLRPRQDRGPCNILAKFERRKDRNRVLEATKKELKQKPQYYVHEQFPVEIIERRRELIPILKDAREKGHEAVLVEDKLFINKRRFDPRQCLQINPQHQQRPRQPPTDHGPQQPPSDQHIPMSVPGNNNRTMPKNHIESIPPQNTTGH; encoded by the coding sequence ATGTTATTTCCTCCTCTAGACAAATACTTTATGGAGCAGACAATGGCTATGCATTCACCCCATATCACTTACAAGCCCCACATACAACACAATGTTGTGCAAAGGCTTAGGCCCAGACAGGACAGAGGTCCATGCAATATACTTGCAAAATTTGAAAGGAGAAAAGACAGAAATAGAGTTTTGGAAGCAACAAAAAAAGAACTTAAACAAAAACCCCAATATTATGTACATGAACAATTTCCAGTGGAAATAATAGAAAGGAGGCGTGAACTTATACCAATTCTGAAAGATGCTCGTGAAAAGGGACATGAAGCAGTATTGGTAgaggataaattgtttatcaataaAAGGCGTTTCGATCCACGTCAATGTCTACAGATAAACCCACAACATCAACAAAGACCCCGACAACCACCAACTGATCATGGACCTCAACAGCCACCATCTGACCAACACATTCCGATGTCTGTACCTGGGAACAACAACAGGACCATGCCGAAGAATCATATAGAGTCTATACCACCACAGAACACCACAGGGCACTAG